The following proteins come from a genomic window of Maylandia zebra isolate NMK-2024a linkage group LG22, Mzebra_GT3a, whole genome shotgun sequence:
- the LOC101482986 gene encoding formyl peptide receptor 2 isoform X2 — translation MFPNDSLPTNTVKPSKDGQETMVGISAIMDNVSIILYALTVVLGITGNSMVIWVAGFKFKPKVTNVWLVNLAIADLIFCFTRVFSLTKKLFLEHWPFGLFVCKFDAFFKYTNMFCSVFLLAVISLDRVLCIWQPVFTKRRRTLWAARVVAVCIWIAAILFSIPYFIHRQVYLCKKNLSMCSLHPKENAEGYNSTKVALYSIRFLCGFIIPFMVILVCYILAAVGIRRTRLSGKTRPLRILACLVIAFFLCWAPYHCLLLVKMVDSKYALFKIWFPVAKGIAYFNSCVNPLLYFCMGLKVSEGFRQSLIRIYKRGLADDIDGQMTHSTDRSLD, via the exons ATGTTTCCCAATGACTCTCTGCCCACCAACACAGTCAAGCCTTCTAAAGATGGCCAGGAAACTATGGTGGGCATCAGTGCCATTATGGACAATGTCAGTATCATTCTCTATGCACTGACTGTTGTACTTGGCATCACAGGAAACTCTATGGTCATCTGGGTGGCTGGATTCAAATTTAAG CCAAAGGTCACCAACGTGTGGCTGGTGAATCTGGCGATAGCAGACCTGATCTTCTGCTTCACACGAGTTTTTTCTCTCACTAAGAAGCTCTTCCTTGAGCACTGGCCTTTCGGCCTCTTCGTCTGCAAGTTCGATGCCTTCTTCAAATACACCAACATGTTCTGCTCTGTCTTCCTGCTGGCTGTGATCAGTCTGGATCGAGTGCTCTGCATCTGGCAGCCCGTCTTCACAAAGCGTCGTCGCACCCTGTGGGCAGCGAGGGTGGTGGCAGTCTGTATCTGGATAGCAGCCATCCTTTTCAGCATTCCTTACTTCATCCATCGCCAAGTCTATCTGTGCAAGAAGAACCTGAGTATGTGCTCTCTTCATCCAAAAGAGAACGCAGAAGGGTACAACAGCACCAAAGTTGCTCTCTACTCCATCCGCTTCCTGTGTGGCTTCATAATTCCCTTTATGGTGATTCTGGTCTGTTATATCTTGGCCGCTGTGGGAATCCGACGCACCCGCCTGTCAGGGAAGACCCGCCCTCTACGTATACTAGCATGTTTGGTCATTGCCTTCTTCCTGTGCTGGGCGCCTTACCACTGCCTCTTACTGGTGAAGATGGTGGACAGTAAATACGCTCTGTTCAAAATCTGGTTCCCTGTAGCAAAGGGTATTGCCTACTTCAACAGCTGTGTGAACCCACTGTTATACTTCTGCATGGGGCTAAAAGTCAGTGAGGGATTTAGACAGAGTCTGATAAGAATTTATAAAAGAGGCCTGGCAGATGACATAGACGGCCAGATGACTCACTCCACTGATCGCTCTTTGGATTAA
- the LOC101482986 gene encoding fMet-Leu-Phe receptor isoform X1, whose translation MIVISSTTDQPPVQGVPCLSSYRSGDRLQLPTTLNWFSCSLFLSPAMFPNDSLPTNTVKPSKDGQETMVGISAIMDNVSIILYALTVVLGITGNSMVIWVAGFKFKPKVTNVWLVNLAIADLIFCFTRVFSLTKKLFLEHWPFGLFVCKFDAFFKYTNMFCSVFLLAVISLDRVLCIWQPVFTKRRRTLWAARVVAVCIWIAAILFSIPYFIHRQVYLCKKNLSMCSLHPKENAEGYNSTKVALYSIRFLCGFIIPFMVILVCYILAAVGIRRTRLSGKTRPLRILACLVIAFFLCWAPYHCLLLVKMVDSKYALFKIWFPVAKGIAYFNSCVNPLLYFCMGLKVSEGFRQSLIRIYKRGLADDIDGQMTHSTDRSLD comes from the exons ATGATTGTAATTAGCTCCACAACAGACCAgccacctgtccagggtgtaccctgcctctcgtcCTATCGCAGTGGGGACAGGCTGCAGCTTCCCACAACTCTGAATTGG TTTTCctgttctctctttctcagcCCCGCCATGTTTCCCAATGACTCTCTGCCCACCAACACAGTCAAGCCTTCTAAAGATGGCCAGGAAACTATGGTGGGCATCAGTGCCATTATGGACAATGTCAGTATCATTCTCTATGCACTGACTGTTGTACTTGGCATCACAGGAAACTCTATGGTCATCTGGGTGGCTGGATTCAAATTTAAG CCAAAGGTCACCAACGTGTGGCTGGTGAATCTGGCGATAGCAGACCTGATCTTCTGCTTCACACGAGTTTTTTCTCTCACTAAGAAGCTCTTCCTTGAGCACTGGCCTTTCGGCCTCTTCGTCTGCAAGTTCGATGCCTTCTTCAAATACACCAACATGTTCTGCTCTGTCTTCCTGCTGGCTGTGATCAGTCTGGATCGAGTGCTCTGCATCTGGCAGCCCGTCTTCACAAAGCGTCGTCGCACCCTGTGGGCAGCGAGGGTGGTGGCAGTCTGTATCTGGATAGCAGCCATCCTTTTCAGCATTCCTTACTTCATCCATCGCCAAGTCTATCTGTGCAAGAAGAACCTGAGTATGTGCTCTCTTCATCCAAAAGAGAACGCAGAAGGGTACAACAGCACCAAAGTTGCTCTCTACTCCATCCGCTTCCTGTGTGGCTTCATAATTCCCTTTATGGTGATTCTGGTCTGTTATATCTTGGCCGCTGTGGGAATCCGACGCACCCGCCTGTCAGGGAAGACCCGCCCTCTACGTATACTAGCATGTTTGGTCATTGCCTTCTTCCTGTGCTGGGCGCCTTACCACTGCCTCTTACTGGTGAAGATGGTGGACAGTAAATACGCTCTGTTCAAAATCTGGTTCCCTGTAGCAAAGGGTATTGCCTACTTCAACAGCTGTGTGAACCCACTGTTATACTTCTGCATGGGGCTAAAAGTCAGTGAGGGATTTAGACAGAGTCTGATAAGAATTTATAAAAGAGGCCTGGCAGATGACATAGACGGCCAGATGACTCACTCCACTGATCGCTCTTTGGATTAA